A stretch of Octopus bimaculoides isolate UCB-OBI-ISO-001 chromosome 23, ASM119413v2, whole genome shotgun sequence DNA encodes these proteins:
- the LOC106876960 gene encoding biogenesis of lysosome-related organelles complex 1 subunit 5 produces MAFDLMIKDLSEIQSRLYDHRPVLQGDVLYFFKEFEEKRGHRDFTTLQKCNEEVSLMQDLYLPGCLQQAEICLTDIASKTNTATQICDRICSKKHPETDYLDECRQQRSKEWTDFMTEQCKKSAEVDQMFEAELGTIKSVLR; encoded by the exons ATGGCTTTCGATTTAATGATTAAAG ACTTGAGTGAAATCCAAAGCCGACTCTATGACCACCGTCCAGTCCTACAAGGAGAtgtattatatttcttcaaaGAATTTGAG GAAAAGAGAGGCCATCGAGACTTTACAACTCTTCAGAAATGTAATGAAGAAGTGTCGTTGATGCAAGATCTATACCTGCCTGGTTGTCTACAGCAAGCTGAAATCTGCCTCACAGATATTGCTAGCAAGA CCAACACAGCCACCCAAATTTGTGACAGAATTTGTAGCAAGAAACACCCAGAG ACAGACTACCTTGACGAATGCCGTCAACAACGGTCAAAAGAGTGGACGGACTTTATGACGGAACAATGTAAAAAAAGTGCTGAAGTCGACCAAATGTTTGAGGCTGAACTGGGTACAATAAAATCTGTCCTTAGATAA